The Methanococcoides methylutens MM1 genome has a window encoding:
- a CDS encoding PAS domain S-box protein — protein sequence MTGQVESATIHNVLNVEENRCSFLIENISDIFYILNSDGVIDYISPQISKFGLDSQKMHQTYFLKYINSSDREILASGFRKMITDRTPFDTLLRVLDQNGEEHWIENHAEFQKAANGKNSRIIGIMKDVTEQISMEKELQKLRDNSNEKLEVRNAELISSNEELKKENEELKKSGERVTGLSQFQQTVIENADIWLDVLNKDVEVVIWNNAAERISGYSRDEVVGSTRIWEKLYPDEEYREEVFSTIARIIEEGLEVSDLETIITRKDGESRVVSWNYKKLLNTKGENIGTIGIGNDITKRKEAEEMQIKHVHFLQELIDAIPAPICYKDKEGAYLGCNMAFENFSGVRKEDMIGKLASELHVDELIGEPDHTDMELIETGGTRTYEKEVTYASDQKKHNILVNKSVFTDIKGNVLGVISVLLDITERVRSEMILKDYAEQLEHSNELKDIFTDIMRHDLLNHANVVNGFAYMLLEMEKDEKKISKLENIETSNRKLMELIESAASFAKFETIEDIKFESIELSGMLKDVSKNFHYQANQKKVVIEYPEQGTYNALANPMIEEVFANLISNAIKYGPDNSKVIVDILDKDQEWKVTVTDFGEGIPDEEKSLVFDRFKRLEKGSVKGTGLGLAIVKRIVDLHGGSLSVEDNSESNGTIFGVTFRKA from the coding sequence ATGACAGGTCAAGTAGAGAGTGCCACAATACATAATGTATTGAATGTGGAAGAGAACAGATGCAGCTTCCTCATAGAGAACATAAGCGATATATTCTATATCTTGAACTCAGACGGTGTGATAGATTACATCAGTCCCCAGATAAGCAAATTCGGGCTGGATTCCCAAAAGATGCATCAAACTTATTTTCTCAAATACATCAATTCATCGGACCGTGAGATACTTGCATCCGGATTCCGGAAGATGATAACTGACAGGACTCCTTTTGACACACTTCTCAGGGTCCTTGACCAGAATGGCGAAGAGCACTGGATCGAGAACCATGCTGAGTTCCAGAAAGCTGCTAACGGGAAGAACTCCAGGATCATCGGCATAATGAAGGATGTCACCGAGCAGATCTCAATGGAAAAGGAACTCCAGAAGCTCCGTGACAACTCCAATGAAAAACTGGAGGTTCGGAATGCAGAGCTGATAAGTTCCAATGAAGAGCTCAAAAAAGAGAATGAGGAACTTAAAAAGTCAGGAGAGAGGGTTACCGGGCTCAGCCAGTTCCAGCAAACCGTCATTGAGAACGCTGACATATGGCTTGATGTCCTTAACAAGGATGTTGAGGTCGTCATATGGAACAACGCTGCAGAAAGGATAAGCGGATATTCAAGAGACGAAGTTGTCGGAAGCACCCGAATCTGGGAAAAACTTTACCCTGATGAGGAATATCGCGAAGAGGTATTCTCAACAATAGCCAGAATAATCGAGGAAGGACTGGAAGTCTCCGACCTGGAGACCATCATAACCAGAAAGGACGGCGAAAGCCGCGTAGTCTCATGGAACTATAAGAAACTCCTGAACACAAAAGGAGAGAATATAGGGACCATCGGCATAGGAAATGATATTACCAAAAGGAAAGAAGCGGAAGAGATGCAGATAAAGCATGTCCACTTCCTGCAGGAGCTCATTGATGCGATCCCTGCACCTATATGTTACAAAGACAAGGAAGGTGCATATCTGGGATGCAACATGGCGTTTGAGAACTTTTCAGGTGTCAGAAAGGAGGATATGATCGGAAAGCTGGCATCCGAGCTACATGTAGATGAACTGATAGGGGAGCCGGATCATACAGATATGGAACTCATCGAAACCGGTGGAACAAGGACCTACGAAAAAGAAGTTACCTATGCCAGCGACCAGAAAAAACACAATATCCTGGTAAACAAATCTGTTTTCACTGACATAAAAGGGAATGTCCTGGGAGTTATAAGCGTTCTTCTTGACATCACCGAACGTGTCCGGTCAGAGATGATCCTGAAAGATTATGCTGAACAGCTTGAACATTCCAACGAACTTAAAGACATCTTTACTGATATCATGCGCCATGACCTCCTGAACCATGCAAACGTTGTCAACGGGTTTGCCTACATGCTGCTGGAAATGGAAAAGGATGAGAAGAAGATAAGCAAACTGGAGAACATCGAGACAAGTAACCGTAAGCTTATGGAACTTATCGAGTCTGCAGCCTCTTTTGCAAAATTCGAGACCATCGAAGACATCAAATTCGAGTCCATCGAACTTTCAGGTATGTTAAAAGATGTCTCTAAAAATTTCCATTATCAGGCCAACCAGAAGAAAGTTGTTATCGAATATCCGGAACAGGGGACATACAATGCACTGGCAAATCCCATGATAGAAGAGGTCTTTGCAAACCTTATATCAAATGCCATAAAATATGGCCCGGATAACTCAAAAGTGATCGTGGATATCCTTGATAAAGACCAGGAATGGAAGGTCACGGTCACCGATTTTGGAGAAGGGATCCCGGATGAGGAGAAATCACTGGTCTTTGACCGCTTCAAACGGCTGGAAAAAGGCAGTGTCAAAGGGACGGGACTGGGACTTGCTATTGTCAAGAGGATCGTCGACCTGCATGGAGGATCTCTCAGTGTGGAGGATAATTCCGAAAGCAATGGAACCATCTTCGGGGTAACTTTCAGGAAAGCCTGA
- a CDS encoding aldo/keto reductase, which translates to MLYRKFGRTGEDVSILGFGCMRFPVIDGKEDRIDEEQATRMIEYAIEKGVNYFDTAYPYHEGKSEPFVGKVLSNGYREKVFLATKLPLWLVEKREDMDRFLDEQLRRLQTDYFDFYLMHGFTRGHWEKMKELGMFDFIESALSSGKIKYIGFSFHDDITVFKEIVDGYDWDFCMIQYNFMDENYQAGKEGLLYAAEKGLGVAIMEPLRGGSLVQVPDDVQLIWDSADVKRTPVNWCLQYLWDQPQVSIVLSGMSNFEQLEQNIAYAEEGIAGGLSEKEHELIGKVREVYLEKTEVNCTSCKYCLPCPSGVNIPAAFTYLNSASMYGNLEKARHHYEMFVPPEERASRCIECGACEEKCPQHISIQEMLKHASKVLEN; encoded by the coding sequence ATGTTATACCGTAAATTTGGAAGAACCGGAGAGGATGTTTCAATACTTGGTTTCGGGTGTATGAGATTTCCTGTGATCGATGGCAAAGAGGACAGGATCGATGAGGAGCAGGCAACCCGGATGATAGAATACGCCATCGAAAAGGGCGTTAACTATTTTGACACCGCTTACCCCTACCACGAAGGAAAAAGCGAACCTTTCGTGGGAAAGGTCCTGAGCAATGGTTACCGTGAAAAGGTATTCCTGGCTACAAAATTGCCCCTCTGGCTTGTGGAAAAGAGAGAAGATATGGACCGCTTCCTTGACGAACAGCTCCGCAGGCTGCAGACAGACTACTTCGATTTTTACCTCATGCACGGCTTCACAAGAGGTCACTGGGAAAAGATGAAGGAACTGGGCATGTTCGACTTTATTGAAAGTGCATTATCTTCAGGTAAAATAAAGTACATCGGGTTCTCCTTCCACGACGACATCACTGTATTCAAAGAGATAGTGGACGGTTATGACTGGGACTTCTGTATGATACAGTACAACTTCATGGATGAGAACTACCAGGCAGGAAAGGAAGGACTTCTGTATGCTGCTGAAAAGGGACTTGGTGTTGCCATCATGGAACCACTACGCGGAGGCAGTCTTGTACAGGTCCCTGATGATGTGCAGCTGATATGGGACAGTGCGGATGTTAAACGCACACCTGTAAACTGGTGCCTGCAATATCTCTGGGACCAGCCGCAGGTCAGCATTGTCCTGAGCGGAATGAGCAATTTCGAACAACTAGAACAGAACATTGCCTATGCAGAAGAAGGAATTGCAGGCGGGCTTTCAGAGAAAGAGCACGAGCTAATAGGGAAGGTACGTGAAGTGTATCTTGAAAAGACCGAGGTCAACTGCACAAGCTGCAAATACTGCCTGCCCTGCCCATCCGGCGTTAACATACCTGCTGCATTCACCTACCTCAACAGTGCTTCCATGTATGGTAACCTTGAGAAGGCACGTCACCACTACGAGATGTTCGTGCCACCTGAGGAGCGGGCATCAAGATGTATTGAATGCGGAGCATGTGAAGAGAAATGTCCGCAACATATTTCCATACAGGAAATGCTGAAACACGCTTCAAAAGTTCTTGAGAACTGA
- a CDS encoding YigZ family protein: protein MYRTVRSDGVAEKEFKNSVFIGHVIPIRNEEDAKAFVNSLKGRYSDANHNVSAYLIKNGSSLVAKYDDDGEPAGSSGKPVFKVLELKELTNVAVVVTRYFGGIKLGFGGLSRAYREAAVAAIEEAGIIEVHETVALELKLSYSDMQPVKKLVEECGAVLDEKYSDIVELSVEVRKGTEDDLISRIADLTRNRADVSFIDN from the coding sequence TTGTATCGAACGGTCAGATCTGATGGTGTTGCTGAAAAGGAGTTCAAGAACTCTGTTTTCATAGGCCATGTCATTCCCATAAGGAACGAAGAGGACGCAAAGGCCTTCGTGAATTCCTTAAAGGGGCGGTACAGCGATGCCAATCACAACGTCTCTGCCTACCTTATCAAGAACGGCAGCTCCCTCGTGGCAAAGTATGATGATGACGGCGAGCCTGCAGGTAGCTCCGGTAAACCGGTGTTCAAGGTGCTGGAGCTTAAGGAGCTGACCAATGTGGCAGTTGTCGTGACCCGCTATTTCGGTGGCATCAAACTGGGTTTCGGAGGCCTTTCCAGGGCCTACCGTGAGGCAGCGGTTGCAGCCATCGAGGAAGCAGGGATAATTGAGGTTCATGAAACGGTGGCCCTGGAGCTGAAGTTAAGCTATTCCGACATGCAGCCTGTGAAGAAGCTGGTGGAAGAATGCGGGGCCGTGCTGGATGAGAAGTACTCCGATATCGTGGAGCTGTCGGTGGAAGTGAGAAAGGGAACAGAGGATGATCTCATCTCACGCATTGCAGACCTGACAAGAAACAGGGCTGATGTATCCTTTATTGACAATTGA